A region of Selenihalanaerobacter shriftii DNA encodes the following proteins:
- the topA gene encoding type I DNA topoisomerase → MNLIVVESPHKAETIGNMLGNDYVIKASKGHVKDLPKSDLGIDIKKGFIPKYVTIRGKGKVLKSLSKLAKKSDFIFIASDPDREGEAIGWHVKNSLKVSNDKVKRITFNAITKSAVRKALKNPGEMDMDKVNAQQARRLLDRIIGYKISPPMQNLVAKGTSAGRVQSVALKLVKDLDDKIEKFVPVDYWSVAALFESNLKLKLNKINGKKVKKVTDKKELKRIKNICKAGQDFKVVKSKVSKKKKNPYPPLKTSTMQKLAAKKLGFNSSKTMKIAQRLYEGIKVDGEQQGLITYMRTDSTRVAPEAKEMAQEYIKEEYGPEYVGDYQTRKAGAQDAHEAIRPTNVLLVPNKIKSNLNSKQYKLYKLIWNTFLSSQFAPMRYEQLRLLLEHDRYIFKGLINKQTFDGFEKSLEKVRRKKKMFKSLPNIKKGSTLELNKLKIKKKKTKPPKRFKESSLVDKLEKKGIGRPSTYAAIISKLKSKKYIKVKNKKFYTTKLGKKVVVFLEEHFSNLMDVKFTARMEKALDQIQEGKIHWKDYLSEYYSDLKPKIGALNKKAGSTYSKNRKKYVGVKTDKSCKKCNEVMNLKKGKYGFYLGCSNYPDCKTTVNIPDEIKIPKDYLEKDKIKLKDKLEEFFASKEEKLKKKYGVCSKCGKPFRLINGKNGKFLGCTGYPDCKNTKSYNAS, encoded by the coding sequence ATGAACTTAATAGTTGTTGAATCTCCGCATAAAGCGGAAACAATTGGAAATATGTTAGGTAATGATTATGTAATTAAAGCTTCCAAAGGTCATGTTAAAGACTTACCTAAAAGTGATTTGGGTATTGATATAAAGAAAGGTTTTATACCAAAGTATGTGACTATTCGAGGTAAAGGGAAGGTATTAAAGAGTTTAAGTAAGCTAGCTAAAAAATCAGATTTTATCTTTATAGCTTCTGACCCGGACCGGGAAGGTGAAGCTATTGGCTGGCATGTTAAAAATAGCTTAAAAGTTAGCAATGATAAGGTTAAAAGGATAACTTTTAATGCAATTACTAAATCAGCTGTAAGAAAAGCCTTAAAGAATCCAGGTGAAATGGATATGGATAAAGTTAATGCTCAGCAAGCCAGACGTTTATTAGATAGGATCATAGGTTATAAGATTTCTCCACCTATGCAGAATTTAGTTGCTAAAGGGACTTCGGCTGGGAGAGTTCAATCTGTTGCTTTAAAATTAGTTAAAGATCTAGATGATAAAATAGAAAAATTTGTACCGGTTGATTATTGGAGTGTAGCTGCACTCTTTGAAAGCAATCTAAAGTTAAAGTTGAATAAAATTAATGGCAAGAAGGTTAAAAAAGTTACTGATAAAAAAGAGTTAAAGAGAATTAAAAATATTTGTAAGGCAGGCCAAGATTTTAAAGTAGTTAAATCTAAAGTAAGTAAAAAGAAAAAGAATCCATACCCTCCCTTAAAGACTAGTACAATGCAAAAGTTGGCTGCTAAAAAGTTAGGATTTAATTCATCAAAGACAATGAAAATAGCTCAAAGACTGTATGAAGGAATAAAGGTAGATGGAGAACAACAAGGGCTGATAACATACATGAGAACTGACTCTACAAGGGTAGCCCCAGAAGCTAAAGAGATGGCCCAAGAATATATCAAAGAGGAGTATGGACCAGAATATGTAGGTGACTATCAAACTAGAAAGGCAGGCGCTCAGGACGCTCACGAAGCTATTCGACCGACTAATGTTCTTTTAGTTCCTAACAAGATTAAAAGCAATCTTAATTCAAAGCAATATAAGCTATATAAATTAATTTGGAATACCTTTCTTAGCTCTCAATTTGCTCCCATGAGATATGAACAGTTGAGATTATTGCTTGAACATGATAGATATATTTTTAAAGGATTAATTAATAAGCAGACTTTTGACGGGTTTGAAAAGAGCTTAGAAAAGGTAAGACGCAAGAAAAAAATGTTTAAGTCTCTTCCAAATATTAAAAAAGGCAGTACCTTAGAGCTAAATAAATTAAAAATCAAAAAGAAGAAGACTAAACCACCTAAAAGGTTTAAAGAATCATCATTGGTAGATAAATTAGAGAAGAAAGGAATTGGACGACCATCTACATATGCTGCAATAATCAGTAAATTAAAAAGCAAGAAATACATTAAGGTAAAGAATAAAAAGTTCTATACAACTAAATTGGGTAAAAAGGTTGTTGTATTTTTAGAAGAACATTTCTCTAATTTAATGGATGTTAAGTTTACGGCTAGGATGGAAAAAGCTTTAGATCAGATTCAAGAAGGAAAGATTCATTGGAAAGATTATTTAAGTGAATATTATAGTGATTTAAAACCTAAGATAGGAGCATTAAATAAGAAGGCAGGATCTACATATAGCAAAAACAGAAAGAAATACGTAGGAGTTAAAACTGATAAGAGTTGTAAGAAGTGTAATGAGGTAATGAATTTGAAAAAAGGCAAGTACGGCTTTTATTTGGGATGTTCTAATTATCCCGATTGTAAAACCACAGTTAATATTCCAGATGAAATAAAAATACCTAAAGATTATTTAGAAAAGGATAAAATTAAGCTAAAGGATAAGCTAGAAGAATTCTTTGCATCTAAGGAAGAAAAATTAAAGAAAAAATATGGTGTTTGCTCAAAGTGCGGTAAGCCGTTTAGATTGATTAATGGTAAGAACGGCAAGTTTTTAGGCTGTACAGGCTACCCAGATTGCAAAAATACTAAAAGCTATAATGCGAGTTGA
- a CDS encoding HD-GYP domain-containing protein translates to MWNKIDIHELIDILITTLNVRNQNTFGHSWRVAKISTMIAESLELNSEEIEEIHIAAHLHDIGKIGIPDNILNKPGKLTAKEVEQIQDHPKIGYDILTKVSILENISSLVLYHHERFDGLGYPEGLKGKDIPLASRIITVADAFDAMTSDRPYRQALDYEYAFEEINNHISEQFCPTVVQAFNQIKNDICVMLENMKDDQEFIFKEFNPIEHERLIHSKKIVHLNE, encoded by the coding sequence ATGTGGAATAAGATAGATATTCATGAATTAATTGATATCCTAATAACTACTTTAAATGTTCGAAATCAGAATACATTTGGACATTCCTGGAGAGTAGCAAAGATATCTACAATGATTGCGGAAAGCCTAGAATTAAATAGCGAAGAGATTGAAGAGATCCATATTGCTGCTCATTTGCATGATATTGGTAAAATTGGTATTCCAGATAATATATTAAATAAACCAGGAAAATTAACGGCTAAAGAGGTAGAACAAATTCAGGACCATCCTAAAATTGGCTATGATATTCTTACTAAAGTATCAATACTTGAAAATATATCTTCACTAGTACTATATCATCATGAACGCTTTGATGGTTTAGGATATCCTGAAGGATTGAAAGGAAAAGATATACCTCTAGCATCTCGAATTATTACAGTGGCAGATGCTTTTGATGCCATGACATCTGATAGACCTTATCGACAGGCTTTAGATTATGAATATGCTTTTGAAGAAATAAATAATCATATTTCCGAGCAATTTTGCCCTACAGTCGTACAAGCTTTTAATCAAATTAAAAATGATATTTGTGTTATGCTAGAAAACATGAAAGATGATCAAGAATTTATCTTTAAAGAATTTAATCCAATTGAGCATGAAAGGTTAATTCATTCAAAAAAGATTGTTCACTTAAATGAGTAA
- a CDS encoding DUF3793 family protein — MDNLSKNLEECIICVLKNIGATLIGVKPAELRTIKVYDGSYNVWNRCKNVILLNEEVEVIELNKRANRKKVFFYHKSALDRQLSNSKIRNFLMKLGYPKEYDLKSYLDFLVTRLRKHDLGKRDFPHEIGIFFGYPLKDVLGFMGYSDLECTYRQEWKVYGEKNSSLLQKKKFNLARRQFNRKLEQVKNIDQFYKVI, encoded by the coding sequence ATGGATAATTTAAGTAAGAATCTAGAAGAATGCATTATCTGTGTTTTAAAAAATATTGGAGCGACATTAATTGGAGTCAAGCCTGCTGAATTAAGAACTATAAAAGTATATGATGGTAGTTATAATGTCTGGAATAGATGTAAAAATGTAATTTTACTTAATGAAGAGGTAGAGGTTATAGAATTAAATAAAAGAGCTAATCGTAAAAAAGTTTTCTTCTATCATAAATCTGCTTTAGATAGACAATTAAGTAATTCAAAAATACGTAATTTTTTAATGAAGTTAGGTTATCCTAAAGAATATGACTTAAAATCGTATCTTGATTTTTTAGTTACCAGATTAAGAAAGCATGATTTAGGAAAAAGAGATTTCCCTCATGAAATTGGTATTTTTTTCGGTTATCCACTTAAAGATGTATTGGGTTTTATGGGGTATAGTGATTTAGAATGTACTTATAGACAGGAATGGAAGGTATATGGTGAAAAAAATAGCTCTTTATTACAAAAGAAGAAATTCAATTTGGCTCGAAGGCAATTTAATAGAAAGTTGGAGCAGGTTAAAAACATTGATCAATTTTATAAAGTGATATAG
- a CDS encoding class I SAM-dependent methyltransferase, producing MKLSPKLYHWFVRPTWLSNLYINNVIKRNFNIQNKSVLDFGCGIGSSCSMFSPNNYLGVDLDQNRIKYARHLYPQYNFHVLKEKDLNILSDVFDYILIVAVLHHIPSKKLSDVLQEFSRILKSNGSIIVIEPCFFINSHFNNYFMNFFDNGKHIKTMEGYFEIFRHHNYQINKIKKYKKLLFYNEILFSATLH from the coding sequence ATGAAATTATCTCCTAAATTATATCACTGGTTTGTTCGACCAACTTGGTTATCCAATTTATACATTAATAATGTTATTAAACGTAATTTTAATATTCAAAATAAATCAGTATTAGACTTTGGCTGCGGAATTGGCTCTAGTTGTTCAATGTTCTCACCTAATAATTACCTAGGAGTAGACCTCGATCAAAATAGAATAAAGTATGCTAGGCATTTATACCCTCAATATAATTTTCATGTTTTAAAGGAAAAAGATTTAAATATTCTAAGTGATGTATTTGACTATATTCTCATAGTAGCAGTCCTACATCATATCCCATCAAAAAAGTTATCAGATGTTTTACAAGAATTCAGTCGAATATTGAAATCAAACGGAAGTATTATTGTGATTGAACCATGTTTCTTTATAAACTCGCATTTTAACAACTACTTCATGAATTTTTTTGATAATGGTAAGCATATTAAAACTATGGAAGGATACTTTGAAATATTCAGGCATCATAATTACCAAATCAATAAAATAAAAAAATATAAAAAATTATTATTTTATAATGAGATCTTATTTTCAGCAACTCTACATTAA
- the uppS gene encoding polyprenyl diphosphate synthase, whose product MRIPDHIGIIPDGNRRWAVNNGFSKKDGYQKGLEPGLKLLRLCKEVGVKELTYYGFTMDNTKRPSIQTEAFTQACIDAVKMIAKEDVSLLVVGNTDTPMFPEELLPYTEKRQDLGDEGIKVNFLVNYGWHWDLYNLIKSQREGKRKSNIIDSLNSNDISQIDLIIRWGERRRLSGFLPVQSIYSDIYVVDSYWPDFKSEDFYAALQWYDKQDITYGG is encoded by the coding sequence ATGAGGATTCCAGATCATATAGGTATTATTCCAGATGGGAATAGAAGATGGGCTGTAAATAATGGTTTTTCTAAAAAAGATGGTTATCAAAAAGGATTAGAACCAGGATTAAAACTTTTGAGATTATGTAAAGAAGTAGGAGTCAAAGAGTTAACTTACTATGGTTTTACAATGGATAATACTAAAAGACCTTCAATCCAGACTGAAGCTTTTACTCAGGCATGTATTGATGCGGTAAAAATGATCGCTAAAGAAGATGTTTCATTACTTGTAGTAGGGAATACTGACACTCCCATGTTTCCAGAAGAACTACTACCTTACACTGAAAAGAGGCAAGATCTTGGAGATGAGGGAATAAAGGTTAACTTTCTGGTTAACTATGGTTGGCATTGGGACTTATATAATTTAATTAAAAGTCAAAGAGAAGGTAAGAGAAAAAGTAATATTATTGATTCTTTAAATTCAAATGATATATCTCAAATTGATTTAATAATTCGCTGGGGAGAAAGAAGAAGGTTAAGTGGTTTTTTACCAGTGCAGTCGATTTATTCTGATATTTATGTAGTAGATAGTTATTGGCCTGATTTTAAATCTGAAGATTTTTATGCAGCTTTACAATGGTATGATAAACAAGATATAACTTATGGAGGGTAG
- a CDS encoding cyclase family protein gives MKIYDISMSVHSKMNVYKERDEKRPELSVISDFDTGSVYETEIKMNLHTGTHIDAPLHVFKDGETTDNFDIKDILRPCRVLDLTYVTDQVSAADFNDYDIKSEQFLLLKTKNSNESYLKDFPEEFIYLAEDGAEFLADKGIKGVGIDSLGIERNQLGHPTHKVLLSHGVTIVEGLNLKGIKEGNYTLLLAPLKISEAESAPARAVLITDYF, from the coding sequence ATGAAGATATACGATATTTCTATGTCTGTTCATTCTAAAATGAATGTCTATAAAGAAAGAGACGAAAAAAGACCTGAGTTGTCAGTAATAAGTGATTTTGATACGGGTTCTGTTTATGAAACAGAAATTAAGATGAACTTACATACAGGGACTCATATTGATGCTCCTTTACATGTTTTTAAAGATGGGGAAACAACAGATAATTTTGATATAAAAGATATTTTACGTCCATGTCGAGTATTAGATTTAACCTATGTTACAGACCAAGTATCTGCTGCTGATTTTAATGATTATGATATAAAATCAGAGCAATTTTTGCTTTTAAAGACTAAAAATTCTAATGAATCTTATTTAAAAGATTTTCCTGAAGAGTTTATTTATTTAGCTGAAGATGGAGCTGAATTTTTAGCAGATAAAGGGATTAAAGGAGTAGGAATTGACTCTTTAGGAATAGAGCGTAATCAACTTGGACATCCAACTCATAAAGTGTTGTTATCACATGGGGTTACTATTGTAGAAGGATTAAATTTAAAAGGGATTAAAGAAGGAAATTATACTTTATTATTGGCACCATTAAAGATTAGTGAGGCTGAGTCTGCTCCGGCTCGAGCTGTCTTAATTACCGATTATTTCTAG
- a CDS encoding diaminopimelate dehydrogenase: MKKTKVGIVGYGNLGKGVQAAVKQNPDIELVGVFTRRPVDTVNVNEEGVEVVNVDDTEDYIDKIDVMLLCGGSATDLPVQGPKFAAMFNTVDSYDNHDEIPEYYSEMNEVAEENGNTSAISIGWDPGLFSMNRMLAEAVLPEGNAYTFWGHGVSQGHSDAIRRIDGVKDAVQYTVPKEDAIERVRQGENPELATKKKHTRECYVVAEEGADKEQIKEEIKTMPSYFADYETTVNFVTQEELDTEHSAMPHGGFVMRSGQTGENKDSNQIIEFSLNLDSNPEFTASVLVAYARAIHQLNQEGQTGAKTVFDVPLSYLTHKSSAELRKELL, translated from the coding sequence ATGAAAAAAACTAAAGTAGGAATTGTTGGTTATGGTAATTTAGGTAAGGGAGTACAAGCCGCAGTTAAACAGAATCCTGATATTGAATTAGTAGGTGTCTTTACTAGACGACCTGTGGATACTGTAAATGTTAACGAAGAAGGTGTTGAAGTTGTAAATGTAGATGATACTGAGGATTATATTGATAAGATAGATGTTATGTTATTATGTGGTGGTTCGGCTACTGATCTCCCTGTACAGGGACCAAAGTTTGCAGCAATGTTTAATACTGTAGATAGCTATGATAATCATGATGAGATTCCAGAGTATTATAGTGAAATGAATGAAGTTGCTGAAGAAAATGGAAATACTAGTGCAATTAGTATTGGGTGGGATCCAGGTCTATTTTCTATGAATCGAATGCTAGCTGAAGCTGTTCTACCAGAAGGAAACGCTTATACTTTCTGGGGTCATGGAGTTAGCCAAGGACATTCTGATGCAATAAGACGAATAGATGGTGTGAAGGATGCAGTACAATATACTGTACCTAAAGAAGATGCAATTGAAAGAGTTAGGCAAGGAGAAAATCCTGAATTAGCAACAAAGAAAAAGCATACTAGAGAATGTTATGTAGTTGCTGAAGAGGGAGCAGATAAAGAACAGATTAAAGAAGAAATTAAGACAATGCCTAGTTACTTTGCTGATTATGAAACGACAGTTAACTTTGTAACCCAAGAAGAGTTAGATACTGAACATTCCGCTATGCCTCATGGTGGATTTGTAATGAGAAGTGGTCAAACAGGAGAAAATAAAGATAGTAATCAAATTATTGAATTTTCTTTAAATCTAGATAGCAATCCTGAATTTACAGCCAGTGTCTTAGTAGCTTATGCTCGAGCAATTCATCAATTAAATCAAGAAGGCCAAACTGGAGCTAAGACAGTATTTGATGTGCCGTTATCTTATTTAACTCATAAATCTTCAGCTGAATTAAGAAAAGAATTACTATAA
- the gnd gene encoding phosphogluconate dehydrogenase (NAD(+)-dependent, decarboxylating) has product MEIGILGLGKMGKNLALNLIDNGHQVVGYDRNSDTVKGAEKEGVKGAYSLEELVNKLSPRRVIWMMIPAGAPVDDTLERLSSILDKDDIIIDGGNSNFNNTLRRNEFLKELGLHLVDAGTSGGVEGARNGACMMIGAEDDVFDYLEEVFRDVNVENGYLHTGPTGTGHFVKMVHNGVEYGILQAIGEGFEILHASDFDLDYKEIARVWNHGSVIRSWLMELTKNAFSRDPYLDDIKGVVNSSGEGLWTVEEALKLKVPVPVIANSLFVRYRSQKEENFTGKVIAALRNEFGGHKVEKK; this is encoded by the coding sequence ATGGAAATAGGAATACTTGGATTAGGTAAGATGGGAAAGAATTTAGCATTAAATTTAATAGATAATGGGCATCAAGTAGTTGGATATGATAGAAACTCGGATACAGTTAAAGGAGCAGAGAAAGAAGGGGTTAAAGGTGCATATAGTTTAGAAGAATTAGTTAATAAGTTATCTCCTAGAAGGGTAATTTGGATGATGATTCCTGCTGGTGCTCCAGTAGATGATACACTTGAAAGGTTATCTTCAATATTAGATAAGGATGATATCATTATAGATGGAGGAAACTCTAATTTTAATAATACTCTACGACGGAATGAATTTCTTAAAGAATTAGGACTTCATTTGGTAGATGCTGGTACAAGTGGTGGGGTTGAAGGCGCTAGAAATGGTGCTTGTATGATGATAGGAGCAGAAGATGATGTATTTGATTATTTAGAAGAAGTCTTTAGAGATGTAAATGTGGAAAATGGATACTTACATACAGGGCCGACAGGTACTGGACATTTTGTTAAGATGGTTCATAATGGAGTTGAATATGGCATTTTACAAGCAATTGGAGAAGGATTTGAAATTCTTCATGCTAGTGACTTTGATCTTGATTATAAAGAAATAGCTAGAGTTTGGAATCATGGTTCGGTGATTAGGAGTTGGTTAATGGAATTAACGAAGAATGCCTTTAGCAGGGACCCATATTTAGATGATATAAAAGGAGTTGTAAATTCTTCAGGTGAAGGGTTATGGACGGTAGAAGAGGCCCTCAAACTTAAAGTACCAGTACCTGTAATTGCTAATTCACTATTTGTTAGATATCGTTCCCAAAAGGAAGAAAATTTTACTGGTAAAGTAATAGCAGCACTAAGAAATGAGTTTGGAGGTCATAAGGTTGAAAAGAAATAA
- the zwf gene encoding glucose-6-phosphate dehydrogenase — protein sequence MKRNNLESCQIVIFGGTGDLTHRKLMPAFYNLLAKGSLPNNFSIISIGKGNKDRQDYLDDIYQSLQKFVNDKLQDEFWNSLKEKIYYENFDFEDKKRYQNLKEELERLDNEYQTHNKRIFYLAVPPRYFGIIVDNLEEASLLNPLEPSWPRVVIEKPFGYDLESAKRLNKQITKVFPEENIYRIDHYLGKEMLQSMMMIRFANLVFEPVWNNKYIDNIQIISNETVGVGKRGRYYEKSGALRDMVQNHMLQILALTAMEPPTDMKTESVRDEKIKVFKSLANFDSKMIADYVVRGQYDTGTVDNEEVIAYRDEDDVAADSKTETFVALKLLINNMRWSGVPFYIKTGKRLNEKFTEVIIEFKSSFHPSYSKRFIDLKPNLLAIKIQPDEGVYFQFNAKELDSKENIVPVKMNFCQNCGIEINSPEAYERLMHSVMIGDQTLFTRWDEVEYSWKFVDQISEAWTKKDVNFPNYQAGSDGPQAAHDLLAKDELKWWGV from the coding sequence TTGAAAAGAAATAATTTAGAATCCTGTCAAATAGTAATCTTTGGTGGGACAGGAGATCTAACTCACCGTAAATTGATGCCAGCATTTTATAATCTGTTAGCTAAAGGTTCATTACCTAATAATTTTTCAATTATTAGCATTGGAAAAGGTAATAAGGATAGACAGGATTACTTAGATGATATATATCAATCACTCCAAAAGTTTGTTAATGATAAATTGCAGGATGAATTCTGGAATTCTTTAAAAGAAAAGATTTATTATGAGAATTTTGACTTTGAAGATAAGAAAAGATATCAAAATTTAAAAGAGGAATTAGAAAGATTGGATAATGAATACCAAACTCATAATAAGAGGATATTTTACTTAGCCGTACCTCCTCGTTACTTTGGAATTATTGTAGATAATTTAGAAGAAGCTAGCTTGCTTAACCCTTTGGAGCCTTCTTGGCCTAGAGTAGTTATAGAAAAACCATTTGGGTATGATCTTGAATCTGCTAAGAGATTAAATAAACAGATAACTAAAGTATTTCCAGAAGAGAATATTTATCGTATTGATCATTATTTAGGTAAAGAAATGTTACAAAGTATGATGATGATTCGGTTTGCTAACTTAGTCTTTGAACCTGTCTGGAATAATAAATATATAGATAATATTCAAATCATCTCAAATGAAACTGTTGGAGTTGGCAAACGTGGTAGGTATTATGAAAAGTCAGGTGCTTTACGAGATATGGTACAGAATCATATGTTACAAATTTTAGCTTTGACGGCTATGGAACCACCAACCGATATGAAAACAGAGTCGGTTCGCGATGAAAAGATAAAGGTCTTTAAGTCATTAGCTAATTTTGATTCAAAGATGATAGCAGATTATGTAGTAAGAGGGCAGTATGATACAGGAACGGTAGATAATGAAGAGGTAATTGCTTATCGTGATGAAGATGACGTTGCTGCTGATTCAAAGACTGAGACCTTTGTTGCTTTAAAGTTACTCATTAATAATATGCGTTGGTCTGGTGTGCCTTTCTATATTAAGACAGGTAAGAGGTTGAATGAAAAATTTACAGAAGTAATTATTGAATTTAAATCCTCTTTCCATCCATCTTATTCAAAGCGGTTTATTGATTTGAAACCTAATCTGTTAGCGATTAAGATTCAACCTGATGAAGGAGTTTATTTTCAATTTAATGCTAAAGAGTTAGATAGTAAAGAGAATATTGTGCCTGTAAAGATGAATTTTTGTCAAAACTGTGGAATAGAGATTAATTCCCCAGAAGCTTATGAACGATTAATGCATAGTGTAATGATTGGTGATCAGACTTTATTTACTCGCTGGGATGAGGTTGAATATTCTTGGAAGTTCGTTGATCAAATATCTGAGGCCTGGACTAAAAAAGATGTCAATTTTCCAAACTATCAAGCAGGGAGTGATGGACCACAAGCAGCACATGATTTACTAGCCAAGGATGAACTAAAATGGTGGGGTGTTTAG